Proteins encoded in a region of the Tripterygium wilfordii isolate XIE 37 chromosome 21, ASM1340144v1, whole genome shotgun sequence genome:
- the LOC119989559 gene encoding annexin D3 isoform X1 — MSTIRVPDVVHSPTQDCEKLKKAFEVLADDSQSGSVLLKCLLFCWGTDEKAIIWVLGHRNASQRRKIRETYQQLYNESLIDRLHSELSGDFRKAVIWWTYDPPERDARLANGALKAKMKDIKCLQVIVEIACASSPHHLVGVRQAYCSLYDCSLEEDITSAVSRPLRKILVGLVGSYRYDKELVDIDVADAEASRLREAIQAKQLDHEDVVYLLSTRNVHQLRATFEYYKQRYGNDIDQDIEKCGSGELESLMRVIIRCLYSPEKHFAEVIRSSLVGLGTDEDSLSRAIVARAEIDMMKVRGEYFNMNKTNLDDAVKGDTSGDYKDFLMTLLGARI; from the exons atgtcCACCATCAGAGTACCAGATGTTGTTCATTCTCCAACCCAAGATTGTGAGAAGCTCAAAAAGGCCTTTGAGG TTCTAGCAGATGATTCGCAATCGGGATCTGTTCTCCTAAAATGTCTCCTTTTCT GTTGGGGGACAGATGAGAAGGCCATAATTTGGGTTTTAGGGCACAGAAATGCAAGCCAGAGGAGGAAAATCAGGGAAACTTATCAGCAGCTTTACAATGAAAGTCTCATTGATCGTCTTCACTCTGAGCTCTCTGGAGATTTTAGG AAAGCAGTGATCTGGTGGACATATGATCCCCCGGAGCGGGATGCAAGACTTGCAAATGGTGCACTGAAGGCAAAAATGAAAGATATCAAGTGCCTACAAGTGATAGTTGAAATCGCATGTGCATCATCTCCTCACCATCTGGTGGGAGTAAGGCAGGCCTACTGTTCTCTTTATGATTGTTCACTCGAAGAAGACATTACATCTGCTGTCTCTCGGCCCCTAAGAAAG ATTTTGGTGGGTTTAGTTGGCTCCTACAGATACGATAAAGAATTGGTGGATATAGATGTAGCTGATGCCGAGGCATCTAGACTACGTGAAGCTATTCAAGCAAAGCAACTAGATCATGAGGATGTTGTGTATTTGCTGAGCACTAGAAATGTTCATCAGCTTAGAGCAACTTTTGAGTACTACAAGCAAAGATATGGAAATGATATCGACCAG GACATTGAGAAGTGTGGGAGCGGGGAGTTGGAATCGCTAATGAGAGTGATAATTCGGTGCCTATATTCACCGGAGAAACACTTTGCCGAG GTTATCAGATCTTCTCTCGTTGGGTTGGGGACAGATGAAGATTCTCTTTCGAGAGCCATCGTAGCTCGAGCTGAGATAGATATGATGAAAGTAAGAGGAGAGTACTTTAATATGAACAAAACTAACCTTGATGATGCAGTGAAGGGTGACACATCTGGAGACTATAAAGACTTCCTGATGACCTTGCTCGGTGCCAGAATCTGA
- the LOC119989559 gene encoding annexin D3 isoform X2: protein MSTIRVPDVVHSPTQDCEKLKKAFEGWGTDEKAIIWVLGHRNASQRRKIRETYQQLYNESLIDRLHSELSGDFRKAVIWWTYDPPERDARLANGALKAKMKDIKCLQVIVEIACASSPHHLVGVRQAYCSLYDCSLEEDITSAVSRPLRKILVGLVGSYRYDKELVDIDVADAEASRLREAIQAKQLDHEDVVYLLSTRNVHQLRATFEYYKQRYGNDIDQDIEKCGSGELESLMRVIIRCLYSPEKHFAEVIRSSLVGLGTDEDSLSRAIVARAEIDMMKVRGEYFNMNKTNLDDAVKGDTSGDYKDFLMTLLGARI, encoded by the exons atgtcCACCATCAGAGTACCAGATGTTGTTCATTCTCCAACCCAAGATTGTGAGAAGCTCAAAAAGGCCTTTGAGG GTTGGGGGACAGATGAGAAGGCCATAATTTGGGTTTTAGGGCACAGAAATGCAAGCCAGAGGAGGAAAATCAGGGAAACTTATCAGCAGCTTTACAATGAAAGTCTCATTGATCGTCTTCACTCTGAGCTCTCTGGAGATTTTAGG AAAGCAGTGATCTGGTGGACATATGATCCCCCGGAGCGGGATGCAAGACTTGCAAATGGTGCACTGAAGGCAAAAATGAAAGATATCAAGTGCCTACAAGTGATAGTTGAAATCGCATGTGCATCATCTCCTCACCATCTGGTGGGAGTAAGGCAGGCCTACTGTTCTCTTTATGATTGTTCACTCGAAGAAGACATTACATCTGCTGTCTCTCGGCCCCTAAGAAAG ATTTTGGTGGGTTTAGTTGGCTCCTACAGATACGATAAAGAATTGGTGGATATAGATGTAGCTGATGCCGAGGCATCTAGACTACGTGAAGCTATTCAAGCAAAGCAACTAGATCATGAGGATGTTGTGTATTTGCTGAGCACTAGAAATGTTCATCAGCTTAGAGCAACTTTTGAGTACTACAAGCAAAGATATGGAAATGATATCGACCAG GACATTGAGAAGTGTGGGAGCGGGGAGTTGGAATCGCTAATGAGAGTGATAATTCGGTGCCTATATTCACCGGAGAAACACTTTGCCGAG GTTATCAGATCTTCTCTCGTTGGGTTGGGGACAGATGAAGATTCTCTTTCGAGAGCCATCGTAGCTCGAGCTGAGATAGATATGATGAAAGTAAGAGGAGAGTACTTTAATATGAACAAAACTAACCTTGATGATGCAGTGAAGGGTGACACATCTGGAGACTATAAAGACTTCCTGATGACCTTGCTCGGTGCCAGAATCTGA
- the LOC119989507 gene encoding annexin D4: protein MDHANDLEALNNALSGIGVDEKALILIAAKPHPEHTRSLRKGNPHLFREDDERNFEHWNNDAVKLLKHEFVRFKNAVVFWAMHPWERDARLVKEALMKGPNSYNVIVEIACTRSSEELIGARKAYHSLFEHSMEEELATHIHGHQRKLLVAHVSAYRYEGLKVMEDTAKTEAKVLANAIKNGDKKQIIEDEEVVRILTTRSKPHLKALYKHYKEISGTNLDEDVAGDMIMESTVQCLCNPQVYFCKVLDAALKVDVHKHAKKGLTRVVVTRADVDMKVIKEEFNKLYGIPLSKKVEDLARGSYKDLILTLLARQN from the exons ATGGATCATGCTAATGACTTGGAAGCTCTCAACAATGCCCTTTCAg GAATTGGTGTGGATGAGAAGGCATTGATATTGATTGCGGCGAAACCCCATCCCGAGCATACGAGATCGCTCAGGAAAGGAAATCCCCATTTGTTTAGAGAGGATGATGAACGCAATTTCGAGCATTGGAATAATGACGCTGTTAAACTTCTCAAGCACGAATTCGTTCGTTTTAAG AATGCTGTGGTGTTTTGGGCTATGCATCCATGGGAGCGAGACGCCCGACTAGTGAAAGAGGCCTTGATGAAAGGGCCAAATTCGTATAATGTGATAGTGGAGATTGCTTGCACCAGATCCTCAGAAGAGCTGATAGGAGCAAGAAAGGCCTACCATTCCCTGTTTGAGCACTCAATGGAAGAAGAGCTGGCCACTCACATCCATGGCCACCAGCGCAAG CTATTGGTAGCACATGTTAGTGCATATAGGTATGAAGGGCTAAAAGTTATGGAAGATACTGCCAAAACTGAAGCCAAAGTGCTTGCAAATGCCATTAAAAATGGTGACAAGAAGCAGATTATTGAAGATGAAGAGGTGGTGAGAATACTAACAACAAGAAGCAAGCCACATCTCAAGGCCTTATACAAACACTATAAAGAAATTAGCGGCACGAACCTTGATGAG GATGTTGCTGGTGACATGATCATGGAAAGCACGGTGCAATGCTTATGCAATCCACAAGTTTATTTCTGCAAG GTTCTGGATGCGGCACTTAAAGTTGATGTCCATAAGCATGCCAAAAAAGGGCTGACTAGAGTAGTAGTAACCCGAGCCGACGTAGACATGAAGGTGATTAAAGAAGAGTTCAATAAGTTATATGGCATTCCCCTGTCCAAAAAAGTTGAAGATTTAGCAAGAGGGAGTTACAAGGACTTGATACTCACATTGCTTGCAAGACAAAACtaa